In the genome of Arachis stenosperma cultivar V10309 chromosome 2, arast.V10309.gnm1.PFL2, whole genome shotgun sequence, the window AATTGAGAAGTAGGAGTTCAAGAATGAATGACAAGCAAGTGTAGTTGTTCTAGACAAAATATCTAATTCTTCATGCTGTTCTTGACAAAATATTCCAAATCTGACCACAACAGGACGCATATTTTGCCCCAAGTTATATATGTTTCTTAACAGTCTTGATGCTATTTGAAACTTGTTTCTACTTTTGTAAACTCTCTCCTCATGCGGAGGGTGAACTATAATGCACAACCTTGTAAATTAGGGCGCAGTCTGATGGGAGCCTCGTGTATACATTCTTGAAAATGTAGTTGAACATGTTGAAAACAAATTAAGTTTGAATCTGTTTATAAAGTACTAACCCGAAAGCTTTTGGCCGCTGAAAATTTATTGCTTTGTTTACGTGTACTTGTTAGTTAACATTATGAAATGATGAGACAACTTTGGTTTTGTACTTATTCTTTCTATTTATGCCATGCAGAATAAATGGAAGATTCGCCTTCAACTTACAAAACCTGTCACTTCAGTCTATTAGACGTATGGGTAGGTACTGCTTAGTCTCGAGATCCATCTGATTAAAAATTTTCCAGTTTGATGTGTATAATTACACACATGGAGCTCATTCATAAAAATCTTCATATCATTTTTACCCTGATTCCAGCATACCCTTATATAGCATCAATTTCCTGTAGGGTAGTTGCTAAAATATTTCTGTTATAGGCAGGACATGACTTCCCCATAGTTTTTTACCTTGCCATGGGCGGATCACTTCTGTCATACATATATTCTGTTAAATTCTTCTCATTCTCTTTTCCATTATTGTTAATGTgtcatattattttttcttttttttttttttttacttttattgtcCTTTGGCTAAGTTTTACTTACAATTTAGTTAAAACGAAATGGATGGATCGGAAACTTTGCCCTCGGAGCAAGTTACATCAGTTTACCATGGTAGAGTACATTTTGCTTATATAATATTTGTAGATTATGAGTTTATAGTTTTAACTGATAACCTGATTTAGTTAATTCATTGGCTTTGTTTTGTCTATCTGCTGATCGTGATTCATGATTTGATCATGTTTGATTTGTTTCTAAAGCATCATTTCTATGATTGAACTGTCTTTGACAAgttcttaataattttattgcTGCAGGTGGGCTGGTCAGGCTTTGTTTGGGACACTCACATCAGACATTATTGTCCTGACGTTGCTATACAGCATTGCTGGAGTATGTCGTTAAAATACAATATTACTTAGCATAGTGTCATGATGTGATGTTAAGAGGGTGCAATACATTTGTTGCTAATATCTTTGGTCTGTTACACTCTAGTTGGGCATTGCCATCGTCAACGACTTCAAGGGTGTTGAAGGGGATAGAGCTCTTGGGCTTCAGGTCAATTCTGTTACCCTCTTCCTTTCCATTACTGTAACatgaaatttcaatttttttcagaaattttGGTCTTGCAAATTCACTAACACTCAAGTTGATGCTCTTACCTTTTCTATTGGCAATCTAATATGCACAGTCTCTTCCGGTTGCTTTCGGTACTGAAACTGCAAAATGGATCTGTGTTGCTGCTATTGACATTAAGATTACACAATTATCTGTCGCTGTATATTTTTTATCCCTCCAATACTTAGATATTTGATCTGCATTCCAAGGTTCTTTTTCGTTTTAATGTACATTGTACTCTATCTGGAAATTATTCATCATACTAAACCATTATTCTGTATCTTTATTATTTGTGGGTTGTAACCTTGATGACAGTTAAATTTAGTTTTCCAAGATAGAGTTGAAATAAAAATGCATTTAAAACTATAACGTCCATATTACAATAGGTCTAAATCATATTAAGCCATGCTTTTGTCAACAATAGTGTCTACTCTCTACATTCCAGATGGTCCTTTTGACATTTTTGGTACACTCCCAAATCAATGTATATAAGAATTGGATTTAGGGTTAACCATAAAAATACCCCCGAATTATTTAAACGCGGACAAAAATATAAGAATTTTACTATCGACAAAAATGCcttcaattaattttaaaacacaACTAAAATACCcaacagtaaatatatatttttaaaaaatatcttagatattgaattttgatgcaattttttttgcaagcatgattataaaaataagatattattatacttaaaatttggtaatttttcgttaagtatatattttttttataatttttttgttaataaccaataatacttttaaaaaatcacaaaacaatatatacttaacaaaaaaatcactaaattttaagaataataatatctcatttttttaatcatgtttgcaaaaaattgtatcaaaattcaatctccgtaattttcgaaaaatacatatttaatgttagttTTTTTTGCAAAATTATCTAATATTAAAtaggtatttttcaaaaaatacattagagattgaattttgatacaattttttgcaagtataattaaaaaaatgagatattattattcttaaaatttgataatttttcgttaaatatatatttttttgtaatttttttgttaacaactaataatacttttaaaaaattacaaaaaaatatataattaaaaaaattaccaaattttaagaataataatatcttatttttttaattatatttgtaaaaaattatattaaaatttaatctttaagatatttttaaaaatatatattttattggtGGTTTACCCTGGTCAGTGTATCagaattgtaaaaaaaaaaaaaaaactgccATTTATATGGAATTAATGGTCTAGAAGGTGGCAGATGATTTATAAGTAAAGGAAAAACTGTAAATATCTAAAATCCCGCCTCCATTAGGTTTTGAAATGAAAACCCTCACCGAACCCCATCCCCGCTCTTTCCCTATCCTCCCTCACTCCTTTCCCGcctctccctctctttctctctcttccccattTTCTTCCTTAAAACCCCTAATCCCTCCATTTCTTCACCATTCtccattctctctctctctctctctctctctctctctctctctctcctcagCCGTTGCCATGAACCGAAGGGTTAGAACAACCATCCCTCAACACCACCACAATTTCCACAAGTACCTAAAACCGGGTGCCCTAGCTCGAATCCGTGATTCGCGCATCATCAGCGCCAGATCTCACCGGGTCGGCTCCATCTGCCAGATCCCTCTCCGTCGCACTTCTCCTCCTTCCTCCCCGTTGCATACGCCGCAGGACACCGCCGCCGCTCAGCCTCAGGCCAACGCTGCCGCTTCTTTTGACGGTTTCCCGTTCTTTGTTGCCAGGATCTACGGACCTCGCTGTCCGCAGCGGAAGAAGCTCATGGCCGCCAAGTCCGTTATGTTCGTTCCCGTCAGTCCTGCCGCGGACTCTCCCGATCTGGTCATTGACTCCTTCGGCAGTGACTTCATCGTGGCCAATTGAAAACGTTGCTTCGTTTCTGATTTTCTT includes:
- the LOC130960541 gene encoding chlorophyll synthase, chloroplastic-like isoform X1; amino-acid sequence: MLSLRHRIRLLRKTVQASISFLVLKELLKNQINGRFAFNLQNLSLQSIRRMGRWAGQALFGTLTSDIIVLTLLYSIAGLGIAIVNDFKGVEGDRALGLQSLPVAFGTETAKWICVAAIDIKITQLSVAVYFLSLQYLDI
- the LOC130960541 gene encoding chlorophyll synthase, chloroplastic-like isoform X2, translating into MEDSPSTYKTCHFSLLDVWLKRNGWIGNFALGASYISLPWWAGQALFGTLTSDIIVLTLLYSIAGLGIAIVNDFKGVEGDRALGLQSLPVAFGTETAKWICVAAIDIKITQLSVAVYFLSLQYLDI
- the LOC130960542 gene encoding uncharacterized protein LOC130960542, whose product is MNRRVRTTIPQHHHNFHKYLKPGALARIRDSRIISARSHRVGSICQIPLRRTSPPSSPLHTPQDTAAAQPQANAAASFDGFPFFVARIYGPRCPQRKKLMAAKSVMFVPVSPAADSPDLVIDSFGSDFIVAN